The Equus caballus isolate H_3958 breed thoroughbred chromosome 12, TB-T2T, whole genome shotgun sequence genome contains a region encoding:
- the APLNR gene encoding apelin receptor — protein MEEGGEFDNYYGADNQSECEYTDWKSSGALIPAIYILVFLLGTSGNGLVLWTVFRSSREKRRSADIFIASLAVADLTFVVTLPLWATYTYWDYDWPFGTFACKLSSYLIFVNMYASVFCLTGLSFDRYLAIVRPVANARLRLRVSGAVATAVLWVLAALLAMPVMVFRSTGDLENTTKVQCYMDYSMVATTSSEWAWEVGLGVSSTAVGFVAPFIIMLTCYFFIAQTIAGHFRKERIEGLRKRRRLLSIIVVLVVTFALCWMPYHLVKTLYMLGSLLHWPCDFDLFLMNVFPYCTCISYVNSCLNPFLYAFFDPRFRQACTSMLCWGQSRCGGASHSSSGEKSASYSSGHSQGPSPNSGKGGEQMHEKSIPYSQETLVVD, from the coding sequence ATGGAGGAGGGTGGCGAATTTGACAACTACTATGGGGCAGACAACCAGTCTGAGTGTGAGTATACAGACTGGAAGTCCTCGGGGGCCCTCATCCCTGCCATCTACATACTGGTCTTCCTCCTGGGCACTTCGGGAAATGGCCTGGTGCTCTGGACTGTGTTTCGGAGCAGCCGTGAGAAGAGGCGTTCAGCTGATATTTTCATCGCTAGCCTGGCGGTGGCTGACCTGACTTTCGTGGTGACCCTGCCACTGTGGGCCACCTACACATACTGGGACTATGACTGGCCCTTTGGTACCTTCGCTTGCAAGCTCAGCAGCTATCTCATCTTCGTCAACATGTATGCCAGTGTCTTCTGCCTCACTGGCCTCAGCTTCGACCGCTACCTGGCCATCGTGAGGCCAGTGGCCAATGCTCGACTGAGGCTACGGGTCAGCGGGGCCGTGGCCACAGCGGTCCTGTGGGTGCTGGCCGCCCTCCTGGCCATGCCGGTCATGGTGTTCCGCTCCACTGGGGACCTGGAGAACACCACCAAGGTTCAGTGTTACATGGACTACTCCATGGTGGCGACCACGAGCTCTGAGTGGGCCTGGGAGGTGGGCCTGGGGGTCTCGTCCACCGCTGTGGGCTTCGTGGCGCCCTTCATCATCATGCTGACCTGTTACTTCTTCATCGCCCAAACCATCGCTGGCCATTTCCGCAAGGAGCGCATAGAGGGCCTGCGGAAGCGGCGCCGGCTGCTCAGCATCATCGTGGTGCTGGTGGTAACCTTCGCCCTGTGCTGGATGCCCTACCACCTGGTGAAGACGCTCTACATGCTGGGCAGCCTGCTGCACTGGCCCTGCGACTTCGACCTCTTCCTCATGAATGTCTTCCCCTACTGCACCTGCATCAGCTACGTCAACAGCTGCCTCAACCCCTTCCTCTATGCCTTCTTCGACCCCCGCTTCCGCCAGGCCTGCACCTCCATGCTCTGCTGGGGCCAGAGCAGGTGCGGGGGTGCCTCCCACAGCAGCAGTGGGGAGAAGTCAGCCAGCTACTCCTCAGGGCACAGCCAGGGGCCCAGCCCCAACTCAGGGAAGGGCGGAGAGCAGATGCATGAGAAATCCATCCCCTACAGCCAAGAGACCCTTGTGGTTGACTAG